In one window of Sciurus carolinensis chromosome X, mSciCar1.2, whole genome shotgun sequence DNA:
- the Foxr2 gene encoding forkhead box protein R2 — protein sequence MDLKLKNPDFWYSLHGQVPGLLDWDMGNEFFLPCTTDQSPLAEQNLAKYKIRVMKPPEVPQECKPGPDQDAPYSEPNLWMWVNPNIVCPLSSQEASKPSSKDLTSMASSPEVPTKDEESHFSEAQGMVESLPLSSSEQSPQQKQPVSSSSDFELTEEEAEEQEDKSSMTLKPLNKRKCFQKPKLWQANNQERKSWPRPPLNYSHLIALALRNSPPCGLNVQQIYNFTRQHFPFFWTAPDGWKNTIRHNLCFLGSFEKVPVTPQDEADAKPRSCLWRLTEEGHRHFQEDTRLLASARRESIEQCMSQPDLMPSLFDL from the coding sequence ATGGACCTAAAGCTAAAAAATCCTGACTTCTGGTACAGTCTTCATGGACAAGTTCCAGGACTTCTGGACTGGGACATGGGGAATGAGTTCTTCTTGCCTTGCACCACCGACCAGAGCCCTTTAGCTGAGCAGAACCTTGCCAAATACAAAATTCGAGTAATGAAGCCCCCAGAAGTACCTCAGGAGTGTAAACCTGGTCCTGATCAAGATGCTCCTTACTCTGAGCCCAATTTGTGGATGTGGGTGAACCCTAACATTGTGTGCCCTCTCAGTAGCCAGGAGGCCTCAAAGCCCAGCAGTAAGGATCTGACAAGCATGGCTTCTTCCCCTGAGGTACCCACAAAAGATGAAGAGTCTCACTTCTCAGAGGCTCAGGGAATGGTGGAGTCCCTGCCACTTTCCTCCAGTGAGCAGTCTCCCCAACAGAAGCAACCTGTCTCTTCCTCAAGTGACTTTGAGCTCACAGAAGAGGAGGCTGAGGAACAAGAAGACAAATCTTCTATGACCCTCAAGCCCCTTAACAAAAGGAAATGCTTCCAGAAGCCAAAGCTGTGGCAAGCTAACAACCAGGAAAGGAAATCCTGGCCACGGCCCCCACTCAATTACAGCCACCTGATTGCCCTAGCATTAAGAAACAGCCCTCCTTGTGGCCTCAATGTGCAACAGATCTACAATTTCACTCGACAACATTTCCCCTTTTTCTGGACAGCTCCAGATGGCTGGAAAAACACCATTCGCCACAACCTCTGTTTCCTGGGCAGCTTTGAAAAGGTGCCAGTCACTCCTCAGGATGAGGCTGATGCAAAACCTCGCTCTTGCCTCTGGAGGCTCACGGAGGAGGGACACCGCCACTTTCAGGAGGATACTCGTCTCTTGGCCTCTGCTCGAAGAGAAAGCATCGAACAGTGCATGAGCCAACCAGATTTAATGCCCTCCCTCTTTGACCTTTGA